From a single Porites lutea chromosome 10, jaPorLute2.1, whole genome shotgun sequence genomic region:
- the LOC140950667 gene encoding oligoribonuclease, mitochondrial-like yields the protein MNVPLSSAFSVCRLLTRKNFLLFRRFSAPKNTSRIMAHKRLVWVDLEMTGLDIETCHIIEMACLITDENLNIVAEGPDLVIHQPDSALEAMDDWCTKQHRESGLTAAVKASKINLLKAEDTFLDFIKQHTSAKECPLAGNSVHADKKFLDKYMPRFMNHLHYRIVDVSSIKELCRRWYPEVYEELPSKKGQHRALEDIKESISELQFYKQTIFK from the exons ATGAATGTTCCACTTTCGTCCGCCTTCTCTGTCTGCAGATTGTTGACgagaaagaattttcttttgttcaggCGTTTTTCGGCGCCAAAAAACACTAGTAGAATTATGGCACATAAAAGACTTGTATGGGTCGATTTAGAG ATGACAG GCCTTGATATTGAGACATGTCACATTATTGAGATGGCATGCCTTATAACAGATGAAAACTTGAACATTGTGGCAGAG GGTCCTGATCTGGTGATTCATCAGCCTGATTCTGCACTGGAAGCCATGGATGACTGGTGCACTAAACAACATCGAGAG TCTGGTTTAACAGCTGCAGTTAAAGCTTCCAAAATCAACctattaaaagcagaagacactTTTCTGGATTTTATAAAGCAGCACACCTCTGCTAAAGAATGTCCCCTGGCTGGAAACAGTGTGCATGCTGATAAAAAGTTCTTGGATAAGTACATGCCTCGATTTATGAATCACCTTCATTACAGAATTGTGGATGTTAGCTCAATTAAAGAACTGTGCAG GAGATGGTATCCCGAGGTCTATGAAGAGTTACCATCAAAGAAAGGCCAACACAG AGCACTAGAGGACATTAAGGAAAGCATCAGTGAACTTCAGTTTTACAAGCAGACGATATTCAAGTAA
- the LOC140950377 gene encoding uncharacterized protein, whose translation MDAGGERNIGDAARDDSEELDLNLGHRFLDSLPNDIHVLNNVPDVLKITRLNLAGNIISVLPDSIGNFVNLKEIDISGNGLAYITPRVGELRQLKTFMARNNNLDELPKEFAQLLALENLNLSGNRFESFMPQLFELVSLRTLYFGGNRIDVIPPDIQNLQRLEILYLGGNQLTSVPVELGNLRRLRALNLCDNNIESLPSTLVKLTHLQSLSLHNNRLTILPVALIKLRNLEELSLRENPLVVRFVRDMTFNPPSLLELSGRCIKNSGVKYTSQDLPVHLLKYLNSARRCVNPCCKGVYFDARVRHIKFVDFCGKYRLPLEQFLCSPHAGEKWEDCSSSSSEDEGVSPVPRERLRKVLLG comes from the exons ATGGACGCTGGAGGCGAAAGGAACATTGGAGACGCTGCACGTGATGATTCAGAAGAACTTGATCTCAACTTAGGGCATCGCTTTCTCGATTCTCTTCCAAATGATATTCATGTCTTGAACAACGTGCCCGATGTCTTGAAAATCACGCGTTTAAACCTGGCTGGAAACATTATTTCTGTTCTTCCTGATTCTATAGGGAACTTTGTTAATCTCAAAGAAATCGATATATCGGGAAATGGCCTGGCCTACATCACGCCTCGAGTTGGAGAACTTCGCCAGCTCAAGACCTTTATGGCACGGAATAACAATTTGGATGAGTTGCCTAAAGAATTTGCTCAACTTTTAGCTTTGGAAAATCTCAATTTAAGTGGCAACAGGTTTGAATCATTCATGCCTCAACTTTTTGAGCTGGTTTCCCTGAGAACACTGTACTTCGGAGGCAATAGGATCGATGTAATTCCGCCGGATATTCAAAATCTTCAAAG GTTAGAAATTCTCTACCTTGGTGGAAACCAGTTGACATCTGTTCCAGTCGAGCTTGGCAACCTGCGCAGACTGCGTGCCCTCAATCTTTGTGACAACAATATCGAATCTTTACCCTCGACACTTGTCAAACTGACACATTTACAGTCCTTGAGTCTTCACAACAACAGACTCACCATCCTGCCCGTTGCACTCATAAAGCTGCGGAACCTGGAAGAATTAAGCTTGCGGGAAAATCCTCTTGTTGTGCGTTTTGTCAGAGACATGACTTTTAACCCTCCATCATTATTAGAACTAAGTGGCCGATGCATCAAGAACAGTGGAGTGAAGTATACTTCACAAGATCTGCCAGTGCACTTACTGAAGTATCTTAACAGTGCTCGACGCTGCGTGAACCCATGCTGCAAGGGTGTATATTTTGATGCTCGTGTGAGGCACATCAAATTTGTGGATTTTTGCGGCAAGTATCGATTGCCTCTTGAACAGTTTCTTTGTTCACCTCATGCTGGTGAAAAATGGGAAGATTGCTCCTCTAGCAGTAGTGAAGACGAGGGCGTTAGTCCTGTACCACGTGAAAGACTGAGAAAGGTCCTTCTAGGGTAA